In Streptomyces sp. RFCAC02, the following proteins share a genomic window:
- a CDS encoding PQQ-binding-like beta-propeller repeat protein gives MADDAEGRIGLVATVGVLLFGLLTVFVVVFSRQDGTAAESLEEVADTRPTETANAPPEALARVWDAPAVALGEDADVTADPAGTADPATRLWLSERAITLVSPAGVTAYGTIDGAELWSVPPPPGAGRPCAASDGVNDSGVGAVLYTTEEGDCALLAALDTDTGTLPWWKDLTDTDGEDAPDTDTGTGSDEQPATPVDPAAVTLTAGEQTITVNLDAEGTVAGFHRFDAAAGTELPLPTPPPDQAPCAEGAQARTEAVGHAGSRVVELVRCVPADAGTGRDTEGDPGTDPAGTDGGTGTATGTETAGDLLLNAYTADTGELEWTHPAADGSTLTFSALLAGDPVILRQDDELVVYAETGEEAWRMPRPDRRPVAAGEILCVLGGGGTGETADDGTLPVTGYGLDSGTVLWETALDDAPQFFGTDANGGLLTGSVQGDALWLATVDPADGTPRPGPVVELPAHRVGDRQYMARDEYQLYLLSTVETDEGPALSLSAFER, from the coding sequence ATGGCGGACGACGCCGAGGGCCGGATCGGCCTGGTGGCCACAGTGGGGGTACTCCTGTTCGGGCTGCTGACGGTGTTCGTCGTCGTGTTCAGCCGCCAGGACGGCACCGCCGCCGAGTCCCTCGAGGAAGTCGCGGACACCCGCCCCACCGAGACCGCCAACGCGCCCCCCGAGGCCCTGGCCCGCGTCTGGGACGCCCCGGCCGTCGCCCTCGGCGAGGACGCGGACGTCACCGCCGACCCGGCGGGCACCGCCGATCCCGCCACCCGCCTGTGGCTGTCGGAGCGCGCGATCACCCTCGTCTCCCCGGCGGGCGTCACCGCGTACGGCACGATCGACGGCGCCGAGCTGTGGTCCGTGCCGCCGCCCCCGGGAGCCGGCCGGCCCTGCGCCGCCTCCGACGGCGTCAACGACTCCGGCGTGGGCGCCGTTCTCTACACCACCGAGGAAGGCGACTGCGCGCTCCTCGCCGCCCTCGACACCGACACCGGCACGCTCCCCTGGTGGAAGGACCTCACCGACACGGACGGCGAGGACGCGCCGGACACGGACACGGGCACCGGCTCGGACGAGCAGCCGGCCACCCCGGTCGACCCGGCCGCCGTCACCCTGACCGCGGGCGAGCAGACCATCACCGTGAACCTGGACGCCGAGGGCACGGTCGCCGGCTTCCACCGGTTCGACGCCGCCGCCGGCACCGAACTGCCGCTCCCGACACCGCCGCCGGACCAGGCCCCCTGCGCGGAGGGCGCACAGGCCAGGACCGAGGCCGTGGGCCACGCCGGCTCCCGCGTCGTCGAACTCGTCCGCTGCGTCCCCGCCGACGCCGGCACCGGGCGCGACACCGAGGGCGACCCGGGCACCGACCCCGCCGGCACCGACGGCGGCACCGGGACCGCGACCGGCACGGAAACCGCCGGCGACCTCCTCCTCAACGCCTACACCGCCGACACCGGCGAGCTGGAGTGGACCCACCCGGCCGCCGACGGCTCCACCCTCACCTTCTCCGCCCTCCTCGCCGGCGACCCCGTCATCCTCCGCCAGGACGACGAACTCGTCGTCTACGCGGAGACGGGCGAGGAGGCGTGGCGCATGCCCCGTCCGGACCGCCGCCCCGTGGCCGCCGGCGAGATCCTGTGCGTGCTCGGCGGCGGAGGTACGGGGGAGACGGCGGACGACGGCACCCTGCCGGTCACCGGCTACGGGCTGGACTCGGGCACCGTGCTGTGGGAGACCGCGCTCGACGACGCCCCCCAGTTCTTCGGCACGGACGCGAACGGCGGCCTCCTCACCGGCAGCGTGCAGGGCGACGCGCTGTGGCTCGCCACCGTCGACCCGGCGGACGGCACCCCCCGTCCTGGCCCGGTCGTCGAACTCCCGGCCCACCGCGTCGGCGACCGTCAGTACATGGCCCGCGACGAGTACCAGCTCTACCTGCTGTCGACCGTCGAGACGGACGAGGGCCCCGCCCTCAGCCTCAGCGCGTTCGAACGCTAG
- the trmB gene encoding tRNA (guanosine(46)-N7)-methyltransferase TrmB, protein MFPPGTGPAADPAGDRFDRRIRSFQPRRSRVTAAQRDALLRLWPRWGIEVDGRRVLDLDALFDGAPVVLEIGFGMGEATAEMAAANPGTGLLACDVHTPGQGNLLRLAEERGLTNVRVANGDAVILLREMLPPRALAGVRVFFPDPWPKSRHHKRRIIRPDFTELAASRMAPGALLHCATDWEPYAERMLEVLTDSPSFENTAPDGGWAPPRAAGRVPTRFERQGLAKGHVVRDLVFRRLP, encoded by the coding sequence ATGTTCCCGCCGGGCACCGGCCCCGCCGCCGACCCGGCCGGGGACCGCTTCGACCGCCGCATCCGCAGTTTCCAGCCGCGCCGCAGCCGCGTCACCGCCGCCCAGCGCGACGCGCTGCTGCGCCTGTGGCCGCGCTGGGGCATCGAGGTCGACGGGCGGCGGGTCCTCGACCTCGACGCCCTGTTCGACGGCGCGCCGGTCGTCCTGGAGATCGGCTTCGGCATGGGCGAGGCGACCGCGGAGATGGCCGCCGCTAACCCCGGCACCGGCCTGCTCGCCTGCGACGTCCACACCCCCGGCCAGGGCAACCTGCTCCGCCTCGCCGAGGAGCGCGGGCTCACGAACGTGCGCGTCGCCAACGGTGACGCCGTCATCCTCCTGCGCGAGATGCTGCCCCCGCGCGCGCTCGCCGGGGTGCGCGTCTTCTTCCCCGACCCGTGGCCGAAGTCGCGGCACCACAAACGGCGCATCATCCGCCCCGACTTCACCGAGCTCGCCGCCTCCCGCATGGCCCCCGGCGCCCTGCTGCACTGCGCGACCGACTGGGAACCGTACGCCGAACGCATGCTGGAAGTGCTGACCGACAGCCCGTCGTTCGAGAACACCGCCCCGGACGGCGGCTGGGCCCCGCCGCGCGCGGCCGGGCGCGTGCCGACCCGTTTCGAACGGCAGGGGCTGGCCAAGGGGCACGTCGTGCGCGACCTCGTCTTCCGCCGGCTGCCCTGA
- a CDS encoding PrsW family intramembrane metalloprotease: protein MPHARPPLPSPPPSSAVLLGLALALCAVIVALVIRHEAGAEGFLSGVGLATLPLPFIALVFTRLDAVAPKPRGTLAFAFAWGACAATFLTLIANGVLLRWLTGASATVAPAHDDMLYLTVGAPLVEEAGKAAVVVALFRYRPLAFHGVLAGLVTAGVSATGFAFTENVLYLGSAVTQDRLAGTTGGPDSAAVVTFFVRILVAPFAHPVFTALTGAAIGLASTLPAGDRSRWRLGVPLAGFAAAFGLHAVWNASTALSFFGFAGVYTLVMLPVFALLSRLAVRERRRQLRTVRRTLPLYEEAGWLRAGEAAALGSMRERARKRRAARRRAGAAGARAVAAYQTAAAELALLRERADRGTAGDTFPAAERALLDRLWLLGDRGGRGPRPEDGGAGGRVSAARSGGRPSAGRARVSTAPPRGAVAPAGRSRPGRRAR, encoded by the coding sequence GTGCCCCACGCGCGTCCCCCGCTCCCCTCTCCCCCGCCCTCGTCCGCGGTGCTGCTCGGGCTCGCGCTCGCGCTGTGCGCCGTGATCGTCGCCCTGGTGATCCGGCACGAGGCGGGGGCGGAGGGATTCCTGTCCGGGGTGGGTCTGGCGACGCTGCCGCTGCCGTTCATCGCCCTGGTCTTCACGCGGCTTGACGCGGTCGCGCCCAAACCGCGCGGCACCCTCGCGTTCGCCTTCGCGTGGGGCGCGTGCGCGGCGACGTTCCTCACGCTCATCGCCAACGGCGTGCTGCTGCGCTGGCTGACCGGCGCCTCGGCGACCGTCGCGCCGGCGCACGACGACATGCTCTACCTCACGGTGGGCGCGCCCCTGGTGGAGGAGGCGGGCAAGGCGGCGGTGGTCGTCGCGCTGTTCCGGTACCGGCCGCTGGCGTTCCACGGCGTCCTGGCCGGGCTGGTGACCGCCGGGGTGTCGGCCACCGGCTTCGCCTTCACGGAGAACGTGCTGTACCTCGGCAGCGCCGTCACGCAGGACCGGCTCGCGGGCACGACCGGCGGCCCGGACTCGGCCGCGGTGGTGACGTTCTTCGTGCGCATCCTCGTCGCGCCGTTCGCGCACCCCGTGTTCACGGCGCTGACGGGGGCGGCCATCGGGCTGGCGAGCACCCTGCCCGCCGGCGACCGGTCGCGGTGGCGGCTCGGCGTACCGCTGGCGGGCTTCGCCGCCGCGTTCGGGCTGCACGCCGTGTGGAACGCGTCGACGGCCCTGTCGTTCTTCGGCTTCGCCGGTGTCTACACGCTCGTGATGCTGCCGGTGTTCGCGCTGCTGAGCCGCCTCGCGGTGCGGGAGCGCCGGCGCCAGCTGCGGACCGTCCGCCGCACGCTCCCCCTGTACGAGGAGGCCGGGTGGTTGCGCGCGGGCGAGGCAGCGGCGCTCGGCTCGATGCGCGAGCGGGCGCGCAAGCGGCGCGCGGCCCGCAGACGCGCCGGTGCAGCGGGCGCGCGCGCCGTCGCGGCGTACCAGACCGCGGCGGCCGAGCTGGCGCTGCTGCGCGAGCGCGCCGACCGGGGCACCGCCGGCGACACCTTCCCCGCCGCGGAACGCGCCCTGCTCGACCGCCTGTGGCTGCTCGGCGACCGGGGTGGTCGCGGGCCGCGGCCGGAGGACGGCGGGGCCGGGGGGCGGGTCAGCGCAGCGAGGTCAGGAGGCCGTCCGTCCGCCGGGCGTGCGCGCGTATCCACTGCGCCTCCTCGGGGCGCAGTTGCCCCGGCAGGCCGAAGCCGACCAGGTCGACGCGCTCGCTGA